The Shinella zoogloeoides genome contains the following window.
AACCTCGACGTGCTGCAGACCGAAGGCCTCGTGAACCAGACGCTGGCGGAACTGCCGGGCCTGGAAGCCGGCTTCCTTCAGGCCGCCAACCATATCGCGACCCTGCTCGGCGTACCCGCGGGCACCGTCACGGCCAGCCTGACGAAGGGTTCCGCCCAGCCCATGCCGCGCTACACGACGCGCACCGGCGTGCCGGCCGACCTCATCCGCAACCGTCCCGACATCCGCGCGGCCGAGCGCCGCCTGCAGGCGGCGACGGCGCAGATCGGCGTCAACGAGGCGAACCTTTATCCGAGCATCCAGCTCGGCGGCTCGATCAACGCCTCGCGCGTCTTCACCAATCCGGGCGTCACCAACATGACGAGCTGGTCCTTCGGCCCGTCGCTGGCCCTGCCCATCTTCAACGGCGGCGAACTGCGCGCACGCGTCAAGGTCGCCCGCTCGCAGGCCGAGCAGCAGTACCTGACTTGGAAGTCCACGGTCCTGAACGCGGTCGAGGAAGTCGAGAACGCCCAGAGCGCGCTCATCCGCGACGGCCAGACGGTGGCTGCGCTGCGCAAGGTCGTGCAGACCAACGAGAAGACGCTGGAACTTGCCCGCGAAAGCTATCGCGGCGGCGCAAGCACCATCCTCGACGTGCTCGATGCCGAGCGCAACGTCGCCTCGGCCCGTCTGTCGCTCGCCGCGGCGATCCGCCAGCTCGCCCGCGACTATGTGGCGCTCAATGTCGCCATCGGCGGCGGCGCGGAGATCGGTGCAGCGGAAACGGTCGCCAGCAAGTAAACCGGCAGAACACTGTTCAAGGAAACGGCGGCCCCTCTATGCGGGGCCGCCGTTTTCGTTTGCGAAGAAAGCTTCCAGCGCGGCGGCCGTTCGGCCATAATGCGCGCGCAGCAGCGCCGCCGCGCCTTCAGCGTCGCGCGCCAGCGCATGCTCCATGATCTGGCGATGCTCGCCCTCCACATCCCGCGCGCCGCCCGAAAGGCTCACCGACAGACGCCGGTAGCGATCCGCGCGGGAAAACAGCCTTTCGCAGATATCCAGAAGAATGGGCGACCCACAGGCCGAAACCAGCGCCGCATGGAAGGCCGCGTGCCGCGCCTCCCAATCCTCCCGCATCACGGAGGGAATATCCTCGCGCGCCTGCGGAATGCGCGTCATCAGGTGGTGGGCGGCGACCACCCGCGCCTCCCAGTCGGCATCCCCCTTCGTCACGGACAGGCGCAGCGCCTCGCCCTCGCAGAGCTGCCGCGCCGCCGTGATATCGCGCAGCTCCTCAAGGGAAAGGCTTGCGACGCTGTAGCCGCGGTGATCGTCCAGAACCGTAAAACCTTCCGCCGTCAGCCGCGCCAGCGCCTCGCGCACCGGGGTCACACTCATGCCGCACAGCGCCTGCAGGTCGGCGAAGCGCAGCCGGTCGCCCGCCTTGAAGGTTCCCGAGCGGATCGTCTGGCGGATCGCCGTGTAGGCGTCGGCCGCAAGCGTCTTTCCCCCTGCCCGCTTCTGCTCCATCGGCTTCACCTATTTTATAAGATATGGAAGATTTTCGAAAATCATTGACTCGATGTAAAACCGGATGGAAGCTGCGCGCAACAGAAATCGGCGATGCCGGCAACAATGGAGGACAGGATGAAACTTGTGCGCTTTGGCGCGGCGGGCGCGGAAAAGCCCGGACTGATCGACGCGGACGGCAAGGTGCGCGATCTTTCCGGCGTGGTGCCGGACATTGCCGGCGACGTGCTCGGCCGCAAGGGCCGCGCGCGCCTTGCCGCCATCGATCCCGCCAGCCTGCCGCTCGCCCCGGAAGGCAGTCGTTTCGGCGCCTGCGTCGGCCGCGTCGGCAATTTCATCGCCGTCGGCCTCAACTATGCCGACCACGCCGCCGAAAGCGGCATGGCGGTTCCCTCCGAGCCGGTGCTTTTCAACAAGGCCCCCTCCTGCATCGTCGGCCCCGACGATACGGTGCTCATTCCGCGCGGTTCGGAAAAGACCGACTGGGAGGTGGAGCTTGCCGTCGTCATCGGCGAGCGCGCCTCCTACGTCTCGGAGGCGGATGCGCTGGATTATGTCGCCGGCTACTGCGTCTGCAACGACGTGTCGGAACGCGCCTACCAGATCGAGCGCGGAGGCCAGTGGACCAAGGGCAAGGGCTGCCCGACCTTCGGCCCCATCGGCCCCTGGCTGGTTACGACGGACGAGGTGGACACCGGCGACCTCGCCATGAAGCTCAGCGTCAACGGCGAACTGGTGCAGAACGGCTCATCGAGCACCATGGTCTTCAAGGTGCCCTTCCTCATCCACTACATCTCCCAGTTCATGATTCTCGAGCCCGGCGACGTCATCACGACCGGCACCCCGCCCGGCGTCGGCATGGGCATGAAGCCGCCGCGTTACCTGAAGCCCGGCGACCGGATGGAAGTCTCCATCGCCGGCCTCGGCGTGCAGCGGCAGGCCGTGGCGGCAGGCTGAGGATCGTCAATCGCCCGAAAAGCGAGAGGGGCCTCGAAGGCCCCTCTTTCGTTCAGCGCTCAGTGGACGGTCGCAGGCGATGCTTCGCCCTCAAGGATGCGGAAAGCCTCATCCAGCGCGGCCACCAGAATGTCCGTCAGCTCGTCCGCGTCGTTTTCGAGAAGGTAGAGAGCGACCGTTGCATTGTCCGGATCGCTGTAGCGCTCGAGGTCGTTCGACATGTCATTGTCCCTTTCCAGCCGGCACCATCCCGGTAAAGGAAAGCTTAGGGACGAAGGCTTGCGTCTGGCTTGTGCCGGAAAGACACAGCGCGCGCAAGGCAAAAAGCATGCGTTAACCGCACCAGGATCGATGCCGCCCGGTCCAGGGTTTCGCAAAGCCCTCGCGCACCAGCCGGGGGCCGATGGACTGCCCGTCGCGCAGCACGAGATGCGGCGAGGCTCCCGCCTTTGCGGCAGCGCTGTCCTTCGCCGCGACGAGCGTGATATCGCCCTCGTTCAGGATTTCGCGCAGCCGCAGCTTGGCGTCGCCGCCGCGCGAGCGCTCGGCTTCGCAGCGCGCGCCGGATATCGACGGCGCATCGATATCCGCAAGCCGCACCTTGCGACCGGCATAGAGGATCGTGCTACCGTCGAGCACGCAATAATCGGTCTGCGTCGTGCAGATGAACCACTTGCCCGAAAAGGCCGGCAGCTTTTCCGGCGCGGGCAGCGCCTGCTCGACCCGCGCGGCGGGCTTCGGCTTAGGCCGCACCGCCGCCGCATCGCGCTCGGCCTTCGCCTCCCGGCGCTCGATGGAAGCCGTGCGGATGCCCGTGGCCGCGCTCTCCGGCCCCGGCGTCCGGTGATCCATATAGAGGACGCCGCCGATAATGGCCGCGCCCAGCACATACCAGTGCGCCATGCCACCCCGCCGGGCCGAACCGCGCTTCGCGCCGCCGCTCTTCTTCCGTCTCGCCGTCTTCTTCGCCATCACCGGTCTCCTGCCCGGGACAGTGCAGCGATCTCTTGAATATATGGTTACCGGCCCCCGGGGAGCGCCACCGATGAGCCTTCAGCCGCGAAGGGATGCCTTGAAAAGCGAGAGCGCAAGATCGATGCGCTTCGGCTTCCAGCGCGCAATCTCGCCCGCCGCTTCCTTCTCGACCAGTTCGGTCACGATCCGCTTCGGATCCGACCAGTGGGGAGGCAGGTCGATGTAGTTGAAATCCCACCATCTCGTCTCCAGCAGGAGATCGACCAGACCGGCATCGAAACGCTTGCGGATGGGCTTTGCCGGCACGCCCCCGACAATCGTGTAGGGCGGCACATCCTTCGTGACCACCGACCGCGCCGCCACGACCGCCCCGTCGCCGATCGTCACGCCCTGCGCGATCAGAACGCCCTCCCCGATCCACACATCGTTTCCGATCGTGACCGGCGCATCGTTGATGCTGTACGGTTCCGGCAGAAAGCCGCGACCGTAATCATCGCGGGCGATATCCACGAAATCCTGGTGGTAGGTGAACGGATGTGTCGTGAGCCGCTCCATCGGATGGCTGTCTCCCATGAGCTGGAGATTGCCGGCGATGCTGCAATACCGCCCGATGGAGAGATTGCCGCGGACAGGCCCGACGACATAGCTATAGGCGCCCATCTCGATGAAGGAGCGGAATGGCAGCGTCACGTAAGGCTCGACGAAGACCGGCGCCATGAACGGGATGAATTCGCCCGGCGCATAGACATTGTCATGTTGCCCGCCAACGCGCAGATAGATGCGATTGCGCTTGAGAAACGCCGTGCAGCCCTCCGTCCAGGCAAAGCCCGTCGGATAGTTCAGCCCGGTCTTCTCCAGAATATGCACCAGCCCCGGCCGCCAGCCCAGCGCCGCGGGCAGGACCGGCCCTTCGTACCGGCTGTCCGATACGCGGCTGAGCACGGAGGTCGGTTGCCGGTCGCCGTTCATCAGCACGATGGCATCGTCGTGCCGCAACCAGAACGTCTCGTTATGATGCCGGTGATTGAGGACAAGGCCCCCTTCGTCCAGCACCAGGGCGTCGGCGATCGGGCCGCCGGAACTGCTGAACCGCCAGAGATGGTCGCCAGGATCGTCGTCATGCACCAAGATGAACTGCCTTCAGGATCGCGCGTATCGCCACTCCCGGCACCGTGTCGCGGGTAGGTTGCGTGAGGCTGACCCGCAGGAGAGCCGTGGGGGCCTCATGAAGACCCGGATGCCCGGTCAGGGAAGCGGTATGGCGTTGCGCGCCTTCCAGTCCCGCAGCAGGTCGCGCCGGGAGGATGGATAGGTCGAATCCGTCGGCGATATGCGCTGCAGGCGGTCCGTCCGGAAATGGCGATAGTCCTGCCGGGCCTCGCACCAAGCCGCGACGATGCGGACCGCATCCATATAGGCGATGAAAATCGGCCAGATGACCCGTTCGCTCACCGCGCCCTGCGCATCGACATAGGTGATGGCGACCTTCCGCCGGTCGCGAATGGCATGGCGCAGCTCCGCAAGGTCGATGGTCTCGACCGGCTGCCGCGTCATGCTGACAGGTTTCAGGCCCGCATCGAGCACGATCGGCCGCAACGCCGCAGGCACGACCGCGGTCAATTTGACGATCAGGTCGCGCGCACCTTGCGCCAGTTGGGCATCGCCCCGCGCCGCCACCCAGCTTGCGCCGAGAACGGCGGCCTCGAGTTCGTCCGGCGTCAGCATCAGCGGAGGCAGGTCATATCCCTTGTCGAGGACATAGCCGGTGCCGGCCTCGCCGCGCACGGGCACGCGCTGGGCCATCAGTTCCGCGATATCGCGGTAGAGGGTGCGCAGCGAAACCTCAAGCTCGCCCGCCAGTTCGCGGCCGGTCATCGCCCGCCGCGCGCCGCGCAATGTCTGGATGATGCGGAAAAGCCGCTCGGTTCGCCTCATGACCTCGCCTCCTGCCATGCTGCTGCCATAACGGTGGCAGCAGGCCTGTGACAAGAGGCAGGCTCCACCAGCAAGGAGAGATTGCCATGAATCGCGAAGGAGGGTGCGCC
Protein-coding sequences here:
- a CDS encoding CatB-related O-acetyltransferase, with the protein product MHDDDPGDHLWRFSSSGGPIADALVLDEGGLVLNHRHHNETFWLRHDDAIVLMNGDRQPTSVLSRVSDSRYEGPVLPAALGWRPGLVHILEKTGLNYPTGFAWTEGCTAFLKRNRIYLRVGGQHDNVYAPGEFIPFMAPVFVEPYVTLPFRSFIEMGAYSYVVGPVRGNLSIGRYCSIAGNLQLMGDSHPMERLTTHPFTYHQDFVDIARDDYGRGFLPEPYSINDAPVTIGNDVWIGEGVLIAQGVTIGDGAVVAARSVVTKDVPPYTIVGGVPAKPIRKRFDAGLVDLLLETRWWDFNYIDLPPHWSDPKRIVTELVEKEAAGEIARWKPKRIDLALSLFKASLRG
- a CDS encoding helix-turn-helix transcriptional regulator; this encodes MRRTERLFRIIQTLRGARRAMTGRELAGELEVSLRTLYRDIAELMAQRVPVRGEAGTGYVLDKGYDLPPLMLTPDELEAAVLGASWVAARGDAQLAQGARDLIVKLTAVVPAALRPIVLDAGLKPVSMTRQPVETIDLAELRHAIRDRRKVAITYVDAQGAVSERVIWPIFIAYMDAVRIVAAWCEARQDYRHFRTDRLQRISPTDSTYPSSRRDLLRDWKARNAIPLP
- a CDS encoding GntR family transcriptional regulator, with product MEQKRAGGKTLAADAYTAIRQTIRSGTFKAGDRLRFADLQALCGMSVTPVREALARLTAEGFTVLDDHRGYSVASLSLEELRDITAARQLCEGEALRLSVTKGDADWEARVVAAHHLMTRIPQAREDIPSVMREDWEARHAAFHAALVSACGSPILLDICERLFSRADRYRRLSVSLSGGARDVEGEHRQIMEHALARDAEGAAALLRAHYGRTAAALEAFFANENGGPA
- a CDS encoding efflux transporter outer membrane subunit, which translates into the protein MNFTRTLLPLSLLLLSGCVVGPDYQKPETALPAKFTESKATSAENVALNPWWEAFRDKRLNALVHEGLGENLSVMTALERIEAAEASVTIAGAGSLPSLGVGANATAQGGHNAQDRRTITGGADASWLLDFFGQYRRAKEAATASLDAAYDDVNVARLAYLSDLVSSYVNARYFQEALALSRKNLESRRETLKLTNEIREAGAASNLDVLQTEGLVNQTLAELPGLEAGFLQAANHIATLLGVPAGTVTASLTKGSAQPMPRYTTRTGVPADLIRNRPDIRAAERRLQAATAQIGVNEANLYPSIQLGGSINASRVFTNPGVTNMTSWSFGPSLALPIFNGGELRARVKVARSQAEQQYLTWKSTVLNAVEEVENAQSALIRDGQTVAALRKVVQTNEKTLELARESYRGGASTILDVLDAERNVASARLSLAAAIRQLARDYVALNVAIGGGAEIGAAETVASK
- a CDS encoding fumarylacetoacetate hydrolase family protein, giving the protein MKLVRFGAAGAEKPGLIDADGKVRDLSGVVPDIAGDVLGRKGRARLAAIDPASLPLAPEGSRFGACVGRVGNFIAVGLNYADHAAESGMAVPSEPVLFNKAPSCIVGPDDTVLIPRGSEKTDWEVELAVVIGERASYVSEADALDYVAGYCVCNDVSERAYQIERGGQWTKGKGCPTFGPIGPWLVTTDEVDTGDLAMKLSVNGELVQNGSSSTMVFKVPFLIHYISQFMILEPGDVITTGTPPGVGMGMKPPRYLKPGDRMEVSIAGLGVQRQAVAAG